Proteins found in one Nocardia brasiliensis ATCC 700358 genomic segment:
- a CDS encoding NAD(P)/FAD-dependent oxidoreductase translates to MQYVDAGIETAGVVIVGSGFGGLSAAKQLAKSGIDYVLISSTPEHLFQPLLYQVATGVLASDEIAPPIAGILRRHREADVRLGKVVAIDPDKAIVTYEQDGTQHRIRYGSLIAATGASQSYFGRDDFAEKTFSLKTIDDAKLLRAQIQRVFAEAAGADEETRRRLLSFVVVGAGATGVEVAGQLKELAKRYYHQEVSVTLVEGAGEVLPPFGGGLSEYAKKSLTRSGVEVLLGTFVTDIEHGKVTVKDKSGVEHGIAAETVVWSAGVQAGGFAKILAEATGVATDRAGRLLINPDLTVGGYADIYAIGDMTSLNGYPGQSPVAMQEGRHAADIIRRKKPAGTAFKYWDKGSMAVISRFSAVTKLTDKITFRGVLAWFVWLAVHLFYLVGFRNRFAAVASWLVAFIGTGRPGFAEVDKAQRPVGAEQRSAA, encoded by the coding sequence ATGCAGTACGTGGATGCGGGAATCGAGACCGCGGGTGTTGTCATCGTCGGATCGGGATTCGGCGGGCTGTCCGCCGCCAAGCAACTTGCCAAGTCGGGTATCGATTACGTGCTGATCTCCAGCACGCCGGAGCACCTGTTCCAACCGCTGTTGTACCAGGTAGCGACCGGTGTGCTGGCATCGGATGAGATCGCCCCGCCGATCGCGGGCATTCTGCGCCGGCACCGCGAGGCCGACGTGCGCCTCGGCAAGGTGGTCGCCATCGACCCGGACAAGGCGATCGTCACTTATGAGCAGGACGGCACGCAGCACCGGATCCGCTACGGTTCGCTGATCGCCGCCACCGGTGCCAGCCAGTCCTATTTCGGCCGCGACGATTTCGCCGAGAAGACCTTCTCGCTCAAGACCATCGATGACGCGAAACTGCTGCGCGCGCAGATCCAGCGGGTGTTCGCGGAGGCCGCGGGCGCCGACGAGGAGACCAGGCGCAGGCTGCTGAGCTTCGTCGTGGTCGGCGCGGGCGCCACCGGTGTCGAGGTCGCGGGTCAGCTCAAAGAGCTGGCGAAACGGTATTACCACCAAGAGGTTTCGGTGACCCTGGTCGAGGGCGCGGGCGAGGTGCTGCCCCCGTTCGGCGGTGGGCTCTCGGAGTACGCGAAGAAGTCGTTGACCCGCTCGGGCGTCGAGGTGCTGCTCGGCACCTTCGTCACCGATATCGAGCACGGCAAGGTCACCGTCAAGGACAAGAGCGGGGTCGAGCACGGCATCGCGGCCGAGACGGTCGTCTGGTCGGCGGGCGTGCAGGCGGGCGGTTTCGCGAAGATCCTGGCCGAGGCCACCGGCGTGGCGACCGACCGCGCGGGCCGGCTGCTGATCAATCCGGACCTCACCGTCGGCGGCTACGCCGATATCTACGCGATCGGCGACATGACCTCGCTCAACGGCTACCCGGGACAGTCGCCGGTGGCCATGCAGGAGGGCAGGCACGCCGCCGACATCATCCGGCGCAAGAAGCCCGCCGGTACCGCGTTCAAGTACTGGGACAAGGGCAGCATGGCGGTGATCAGCCGGTTCAGCGCGGTCACCAAGCTCACCGACAAGATCACCTTCCGGGGCGTGCTCGCCTGGTTCGTGTGGCTCGCGGTGCACCTGTTCTATCTCGTCGGCTTCCGCAACCGGTTCGCCGCCGTCGCCTCCTGGCTGGTCGCCTTCATCGGCACCGGTCGTCCCGGTTTCGCCGAGGTGGACAAGGCGCAGCGACCGGTCGGCGCCGAGCAACGCTCCGCCGCTTGA
- a CDS encoding GNAT family N-acetyltransferase codes for MTASLSDSIRGGDGAKGAITSVLTAPARSTDAGEQRARYSLVVSSDTEHRIAAQRLRYGVFANEPGFRIPDNGTGLDADRFDDHCDHMLVRDDLTEEFVGCYRMLPPDKVAAAGGYYTATEFELSQLDPTGRRIVEMGRACVVPEHRNGSVLTLMWAGILHYIQLTGYDWVMGCASVPMQDTPADAPGVNVRGVRDLLLGRHASDPEHRVRPYRPVVVDGKTLDEMTPPARPKLPPLLRGYLRLGAEICGEPAHDPDFAVADFVVLLGLDTINTRYLERLQGAAANFDGGR; via the coding sequence ATGACAGCATCGCTCAGCGATTCGATCAGGGGTGGCGACGGGGCGAAGGGCGCGATCACGTCGGTGTTGACCGCCCCGGCCCGCTCGACGGACGCCGGAGAGCAACGAGCACGGTACTCGTTGGTCGTGTCCTCCGACACCGAGCACCGCATCGCGGCGCAGCGGCTACGTTACGGCGTGTTCGCGAACGAGCCCGGTTTCCGGATTCCCGACAACGGCACCGGCCTGGACGCCGACCGGTTCGACGACCACTGCGACCACATGCTGGTGCGCGACGATCTGACCGAGGAGTTCGTCGGCTGCTACCGCATGCTGCCGCCGGACAAGGTCGCCGCCGCGGGCGGGTACTACACGGCCACGGAATTCGAACTGTCCCAACTGGATCCGACGGGCCGGCGGATCGTGGAGATGGGCCGGGCCTGTGTGGTGCCGGAGCATCGCAACGGTTCGGTGCTCACCCTGATGTGGGCGGGCATCCTGCACTACATCCAGCTCACCGGGTACGACTGGGTGATGGGCTGCGCGTCCGTGCCGATGCAGGACACGCCTGCCGACGCGCCCGGCGTGAACGTCCGTGGCGTGCGCGACCTGCTGCTCGGCCGGCACGCCTCCGATCCCGAGCATCGGGTGCGGCCCTATCGTCCGGTCGTGGTGGACGGCAAGACCTTGGACGAGATGACCCCGCCCGCGCGACCCAAGCTGCCGCCACTGCTGCGCGGCTATTTGCGCCTGGGCGCGGAGATCTGCGGCGAGCCCGCGCACGATCCGGACTTCGCGGTCGCCGACTTCGTCGTGCTGCTCGGGCTGGACACTATCAACACCCGCTACCTCGAGCGGTTGCAGGGCGCAGCCGCCAATTTCGACGGAGGACGGTGA
- a CDS encoding lysophospholipid acyltransferase family protein, protein MSDMVFDAPPAEVKAHSWMPSSPCGPGCIEPIDAVGTGRVLGRLLGVAGLLISFPMVNLVTPQGKREHLQRGYARTLLSCLGMELRIVDRRVDTNGRGAVDEGSTAPVAYGERGAGVMVVAGHIGWTDIVALAAVQPLGFVARADMVDWPVLGKLATLMRVIPIEREKLRALPGVVAQIGARLAAGERIAVFPEGTTWCGRAYGSMRPALFQAAVDTGTAVQPVRLRYLDRHGKQCTVPGFVGEDTFASSAKRVLRSRGMVAEVVLEPLQQPGTDRRDLARRCAAAVRGTELSRHGALDATVWIEAGSTRVQDPSVASDAPEVRRPVRRLPLLRGRARRAEAVAG, encoded by the coding sequence GTGAGCGACATGGTGTTCGACGCACCACCTGCCGAAGTGAAGGCGCACTCGTGGATGCCGTCGAGCCCGTGCGGGCCCGGCTGCATCGAGCCGATCGATGCGGTCGGCACCGGGCGCGTGCTCGGCAGGTTACTCGGCGTGGCCGGGCTGCTGATCAGCTTCCCGATGGTGAATCTGGTTACCCCGCAAGGGAAACGAGAACATCTGCAGCGCGGCTACGCGCGGACCCTGTTGAGTTGTCTCGGAATGGAATTGCGAATAGTCGACCGGCGGGTCGACACGAACGGGCGCGGCGCTGTCGATGAGGGCAGCACCGCGCCCGTCGCGTATGGCGAGCGGGGCGCCGGGGTCATGGTCGTGGCCGGGCATATCGGCTGGACCGATATCGTCGCGCTGGCCGCGGTGCAGCCGCTGGGCTTCGTCGCCCGCGCCGATATGGTCGACTGGCCGGTGCTCGGCAAACTCGCCACGCTGATGCGGGTCATCCCGATCGAGCGGGAGAAGCTGCGTGCGCTGCCCGGAGTGGTCGCGCAGATCGGCGCCCGGCTCGCGGCGGGTGAGCGGATCGCGGTGTTCCCCGAGGGCACCACCTGGTGCGGCCGCGCGTACGGCAGCATGCGGCCCGCGCTGTTCCAGGCCGCGGTCGACACCGGGACCGCGGTGCAGCCGGTCCGGTTGCGTTACCTGGACCGGCACGGAAAGCAGTGCACGGTCCCGGGATTCGTGGGTGAGGACACCTTCGCGTCGTCGGCCAAGCGGGTGCTCCGCTCGCGCGGCATGGTCGCCGAGGTGGTGCTCGAGCCGCTGCAGCAGCCGGGCACCGACCGGCGGGATCTGGCGCGGCGGTGCGCGGCCGCGGTGCGCGGCACGGAGCTGTCGCGGCACGGCGCGCTCGACGCCACGGTCTGGATCGAGGCCGGATCGACCCGGGTCCAGGACCCGTCCGTCGCCTCGGACGCACCCGAGGTACGCAGGCCGGTCCGCAGGCTCCCGCTGCTGCGCGGGCGCGCGCGCCGGGCGGAAGCGGTCGCCGGATAG
- a CDS encoding PucR family transcriptional regulator, which produces MPVPHREDAENAAAPDAVLDRLHAFAAALISEFTVGAAPYDQLSPTLMDADFRPGAELNVDLFFEFARTGVEPTEAETQPLVDRAVGLVRQGMELTEAMTNYRLGVSFLWSQLMQKWSAEQESPLPAALPFQLNDYLGLITTRIAAAVVEDIRQPRWDIIERHREIADALLNGRDPVEWATGQDIAIAAAFLIAVVRLGDPSPGSVTLLRNTFHAMPGAFLRRDGGGWTALIPYDTAVEEDAAVSALAAQLTAISAGRPQLWIGVAAAVRHADIPAAYAEAQAVAEVARSTHWPELVCRRQAMMFEYLVATARPARTALVGLLEPLADQPVLRETLGLFIDRDFNQNAVAREMFVHRNTITYRLNRVAELTGLDPQRPSGIATLMAARIAESLGTP; this is translated from the coding sequence ATGCCGGTGCCGCACCGTGAGGACGCCGAGAACGCGGCCGCGCCCGACGCGGTGCTCGACCGCCTGCACGCCTTCGCTGCCGCCTTGATCAGCGAATTCACCGTCGGAGCCGCGCCATACGACCAGTTGTCGCCCACCCTGATGGACGCGGACTTCCGGCCCGGCGCGGAACTGAATGTCGACCTGTTCTTCGAGTTCGCGCGCACCGGCGTCGAGCCGACCGAGGCCGAGACGCAACCGCTGGTGGACCGGGCGGTGGGCCTCGTCCGGCAAGGCATGGAACTCACCGAAGCGATGACCAACTATCGCCTGGGTGTGTCGTTCCTGTGGTCGCAGCTGATGCAGAAGTGGTCGGCCGAGCAGGAGTCACCGCTGCCCGCGGCGTTGCCCTTTCAGCTCAACGACTATCTGGGCCTGATCACCACCCGGATCGCCGCCGCGGTGGTCGAGGACATCCGCCAACCTCGCTGGGACATCATCGAACGCCATCGGGAGATCGCCGACGCCCTGCTCAACGGGCGCGATCCGGTCGAGTGGGCGACCGGCCAGGACATCGCGATCGCCGCCGCGTTCCTGATCGCCGTGGTGCGTCTAGGCGACCCGAGCCCCGGCTCGGTCACATTGCTGCGCAACACCTTTCACGCCATGCCTGGCGCTTTTCTGCGCCGCGACGGCGGCGGCTGGACCGCGCTCATCCCGTACGACACCGCCGTCGAGGAAGACGCCGCGGTCTCCGCGCTGGCGGCACAGCTCACCGCGATCTCGGCCGGGCGGCCGCAGCTGTGGATCGGTGTCGCGGCGGCGGTGCGCCATGCCGACATCCCCGCCGCCTACGCGGAAGCACAGGCCGTGGCGGAGGTCGCGCGGAGCACCCACTGGCCCGAGTTGGTCTGCCGTCGGCAGGCGATGATGTTCGAATACCTGGTCGCGACGGCGAGACCGGCCAGGACCGCGCTGGTCGGCCTGCTCGAACCGCTCGCGGATCAGCCGGTGCTGCGCGAAACCCTCGGCCTGTTCATCGACCGCGACTTCAACCAGAACGCGGTGGCCCGCGAGATGTTCGTGCACCGCAACACGATCACCTACCGGCTGAACCGGGTCGCCGAACTCACCGGACTCGATCCGCAACGCCCGTCGGGCATCGCGACGCTCATGGCCGCACGCATCGCCGAATCACTCGGCACGCCGTAG
- a CDS encoding lipase family protein, with protein sequence MRVVGLRYLLRRWSTVPFAVLCAVSLVATAGTVAAEPVPVQPVLPFPIPPTPPEFDPAFYEPDPAVVAAKKPGEIIAAREVHVSLYSVLPYNVDAWQLSFRSTNTRDEPVAAVTTVVKPRGDNNGVPRNLLSYQFAPDSSAKYCSPSYVLQLASVPPNITGALNIPVEFINAITTVGLGWALNMPDYDGPDMAFGAGPLNARITLDSIRAAENFDLLGLEGAATKVGLLGYSGGAIATGHAAELKASYAPELNVVGSAMGGIPADLVRMIKLASNNAGSGLLLSGMLSAAREYPELAQYYDQHMNGFGKAMAAVKAPFCLWSAAVLPFVNLPGLFDSPDVFSDPVPAAVFEKLRMGHSTPDMPVFMFQANPDWIVPVGPVNDLYAHYCEDPNARVEYMRDNFSEHFSLLAIAWAKETTWLKDRFDGVPVQQGCVFNDVGSMALDPATWPEWLRKVATFVPAVFQYPIGN encoded by the coding sequence ATGCGTGTCGTCGGATTGCGGTATCTGTTGCGCCGGTGGTCGACCGTGCCGTTCGCGGTGTTGTGCGCGGTCAGCCTGGTCGCCACCGCCGGTACCGTGGCGGCCGAACCGGTTCCGGTGCAGCCGGTACTGCCCTTTCCCATCCCGCCGACGCCGCCGGAATTCGATCCGGCGTTCTACGAACCGGACCCGGCCGTCGTGGCCGCCAAGAAACCCGGCGAGATCATCGCGGCGCGCGAGGTCCACGTCTCGCTGTATTCGGTGCTGCCGTACAACGTCGACGCCTGGCAGTTGTCCTTCCGTTCCACCAACACCAGGGACGAACCCGTCGCGGCGGTCACCACCGTGGTGAAACCGCGCGGCGACAACAATGGTGTGCCACGCAATCTGCTCTCCTATCAATTCGCCCCGGACTCCAGCGCGAAATACTGTTCACCGTCCTACGTGCTGCAATTGGCCTCCGTGCCGCCGAATATCACCGGAGCGCTGAATATTCCGGTCGAGTTCATCAACGCGATCACCACGGTCGGCCTGGGCTGGGCCCTGAACATGCCCGATTACGACGGCCCCGACATGGCCTTCGGCGCGGGCCCGCTCAACGCGCGGATCACGCTGGACAGCATCCGCGCCGCGGAGAACTTCGATCTGCTCGGACTCGAAGGCGCCGCCACCAAGGTGGGTCTGCTCGGTTATTCCGGCGGTGCCATCGCCACCGGTCACGCGGCCGAACTCAAGGCGTCCTACGCACCGGAACTCAATGTCGTCGGTTCGGCGATGGGCGGCATACCCGCCGACCTGGTCCGGATGATCAAGCTGGCCAGCAATAATGCCGGCTCCGGCCTGCTGCTGTCGGGCATGCTGTCGGCCGCGCGCGAATATCCGGAACTGGCACAGTATTACGACCAGCACATGAACGGCTTCGGCAAAGCGATGGCCGCGGTGAAGGCCCCGTTCTGTCTGTGGTCGGCCGCGGTGCTGCCGTTCGTGAACCTGCCGGGCTTGTTCGACAGCCCGGACGTGTTCAGCGATCCGGTGCCCGCCGCGGTGTTCGAGAAGCTGCGGATGGGCCACTCGACTCCCGATATGCCGGTCTTCATGTTCCAGGCCAATCCCGACTGGATTGTTCCGGTCGGCCCGGTCAACGACCTTTACGCGCATTATTGCGAGGACCCGAACGCCCGCGTCGAATACATGCGCGACAACTTCAGCGAGCACTTCTCGCTGCTGGCGATCGCGTGGGCCAAGGAGACCACCTGGCTGAAGGACCGCTTCGACGGGGTGCCGGTGCAGCAGGGCTGCGTCTTCAACGACGTCGGATCGATGGCGCTGGACCCGGCGACGTGGCCCGAATGGCTGCGCAAGGTCGCCACCTTCGTCCCCGCCGTTTTCCAGTACCCGATCGGGAACTGA
- a CDS encoding cysteine desulfurase family protein — translation MMAGFSGPEHSAAPQTVYLDHAATTPMVPAAIEAMTAALGLVGNASSLHGSGRAARRTLEEARESIAADLGARPSEVIFTSGGTESDNLAVKGIYWARRDAEPRRTRIIASSIEHHAVIDAVEWLEQHEGARVTWLPVDAEGVVSPRTLRAALAADPGDVALVTVMWANNEVGSIQPIGELASVAQEFGVPMHSDAVQAAAQLPIDFAASNLSAASFAGHKVGGPHGIGVLLLGREVPCVPLLHGGGHERDLRSGTSDIAAAVGLATALRHTVRELPTRTAELTALRDGLIDGVQAIEPDAVLNGAPGERRLPGNAHFTFPGCEGDSLLMLLDAAGVECSTGSACTAGVASPSHVLIAMGVEPWQARGSLRFSLGHTSTRAEVDRLLEVLPQVVQRARAAGLAGAKGGV, via the coding sequence ATGATGGCGGGTTTTTCGGGTCCGGAGCACAGTGCGGCGCCCCAGACGGTCTACCTCGATCATGCGGCCACCACCCCGATGGTGCCTGCCGCCATCGAGGCGATGACGGCTGCGCTCGGGCTGGTGGGGAACGCGTCGTCGCTGCACGGCTCGGGCCGTGCTGCCCGCCGCACGCTGGAGGAGGCGCGCGAATCGATCGCCGCCGATCTGGGCGCCCGGCCCTCGGAGGTCATCTTCACCTCCGGCGGTACCGAGAGCGACAACCTGGCGGTCAAAGGCATCTACTGGGCGCGCCGCGATGCCGAGCCGCGCCGGACCCGGATCATCGCGAGCTCGATCGAGCACCACGCGGTGATCGACGCGGTCGAGTGGCTGGAACAGCACGAGGGCGCGCGGGTGACCTGGCTGCCGGTGGACGCCGAGGGTGTGGTCTCGCCGCGCACGCTGCGCGCCGCGCTCGCCGCCGACCCCGGCGATGTCGCGCTGGTCACCGTGATGTGGGCGAACAACGAGGTCGGCAGCATCCAGCCGATCGGCGAATTGGCCTCCGTGGCACAGGAATTCGGCGTGCCCATGCATAGCGACGCGGTGCAGGCCGCGGCCCAGCTGCCGATCGATTTCGCCGCGAGCAACCTCTCGGCGGCGAGTTTCGCCGGGCACAAGGTCGGCGGCCCGCACGGCATCGGTGTGCTGCTGCTGGGCCGGGAGGTGCCCTGCGTGCCACTGCTGCACGGCGGCGGGCACGAGCGCGACTTGCGTTCCGGGACCTCCGATATCGCCGCGGCGGTCGGCCTGGCCACCGCGCTACGCCATACGGTGCGCGAATTGCCCACGCGCACCGCGGAACTGACCGCCCTGCGGGACGGCCTGATCGACGGCGTCCAGGCCATCGAGCCGGACGCGGTACTCAACGGCGCGCCCGGCGAACGACGACTGCCCGGCAACGCGCACTTCACGTTCCCCGGCTGCGAAGGTGATTCGCTGCTGATGCTGCTCGACGCGGCCGGAGTCGAATGCTCGACCGGCTCGGCGTGCACCGCCGGTGTCGCGTCGCCGAGTCACGTGCTGATCGCCATGGGCGTCGAACCGTGGCAGGCCCGCGGCTCGTTGCGATTCTCGTTGGGGCACACCTCGACCCGCGCCGAGGTGGACCGATTGTTGGAGGTGCTGCCCCAGGTGGTGCAGCGGGCCAGGGCCGCGGGTCTGGCCGGTGCGAAGGGAGGTGTTTGA
- the mnmA gene encoding tRNA 2-thiouridine(34) synthase MnmA, which translates to MRVLAAMSGGVDSAVAAARAVDAGHEVVGVHLALSATPGTLRTGSRGCCSKEDAGDARRAADVLGIPFYVWDFADRFKEDVIDDFVAAYAAGETPNPCLRCNEKIKFSALADRAVALGFDAVVTGHYARLDDGVLRRAVDADKDQSYVLAVLNAEQLSRAMFPVGDTPKPRIREEAAERGLAVANKPDSHDICFIPSGDTRAFLGAKIGIRPGAVVDADGQVLGEHEGVHGFTIGQRKGLGLPGPAADGKPRYVTGIDPDSGTVRVGSAEDLQVWTVDAERAIWTSGTAPEGPIECVAQVRAHGGTAPAVAEAVGTGLAVRLRAPLTGVARGQAVVLYRPDELGDEVIGSGTISGTGGADSTAANSEAAAATR; encoded by the coding sequence ATGCGGGTACTCGCCGCGATGAGTGGTGGTGTCGATTCGGCGGTGGCGGCGGCGCGTGCGGTCGACGCGGGTCACGAGGTGGTCGGCGTGCATCTGGCACTGTCCGCGACGCCCGGCACGCTGCGGACCGGGTCGCGGGGTTGCTGCTCGAAGGAGGACGCGGGCGACGCCCGGCGCGCCGCCGACGTGCTCGGCATCCCGTTCTACGTCTGGGATTTCGCGGACCGCTTCAAGGAAGACGTGATCGACGATTTCGTCGCCGCCTACGCGGCGGGGGAGACGCCGAACCCGTGCCTGCGCTGCAACGAGAAGATCAAGTTCTCGGCGCTGGCCGACCGCGCGGTGGCGCTCGGCTTCGACGCCGTGGTCACCGGGCACTACGCGCGCCTCGACGACGGCGTGCTGCGCCGGGCCGTGGACGCCGACAAGGACCAGTCCTACGTGCTCGCCGTACTGAACGCCGAGCAGCTCTCGCGCGCCATGTTCCCGGTGGGCGACACCCCGAAGCCGCGGATCCGCGAGGAGGCCGCCGAGCGCGGGCTGGCCGTCGCGAACAAGCCGGACAGCCATGACATCTGCTTCATTCCCTCCGGTGACACCCGCGCCTTCCTCGGCGCGAAGATCGGCATCCGGCCCGGCGCGGTGGTCGACGCCGACGGGCAGGTGCTCGGCGAACACGAAGGCGTGCACGGGTTCACGATCGGCCAGCGCAAGGGTCTCGGCCTGCCGGGGCCGGCCGCCGACGGCAAGCCGCGCTACGTGACGGGCATCGATCCCGATTCCGGCACCGTCCGGGTCGGCTCGGCCGAGGACCTCCAGGTGTGGACCGTCGACGCCGAGCGGGCCATCTGGACCTCGGGCACCGCGCCCGAGGGGCCGATCGAGTGCGTCGCGCAGGTGCGCGCGCACGGCGGCACCGCGCCCGCGGTCGCCGAGGCCGTCGGTACCGGGCTCGCGGTGCGTTTGCGCGCACCGCTGACCGGTGTCGCCCGCGGTCAGGCGGTCGTGCTGTACCGCCCCGACGAGCTGGGTGACGAAGTGATCGGCAGCGGCACCATCTCCGGTACCGGCGGGGCGGACAGCACCGCCGCGAACAGCGAAGCCGCCGCCGCGACACGATGA